The Amylolactobacillus amylophilus DSM 20533 = JCM 1125 genome contains a region encoding:
- a CDS encoding ABC transporter ATP-binding protein translates to MPVLEVKKLQQIFEQGTPNENHALKSIDLSLNEGDFMVIIGGNGAGKSTLLNSIAGSLPVSRGQIKINSQNVTYQNVAKRSRLISRVFQDPKSGTAPLLTVEENLSLALHRVEWRNFWRTGVKKSDQALFREKLAQLGLGLEDRLTTEIGLLSGGQRQAITLLMATIETPSLLLLDEHTAALDPKTSATVMELTDKLVKAQNITTLMITHNMDDAIKYGNRLIMLDHGQIAVELNAAEKKGMTVPKLMQLFKERSGKELNNDAMLLG, encoded by the coding sequence ATGCCTGTTTTAGAAGTGAAGAAATTACAACAAATTTTCGAACAAGGAACGCCAAATGAGAATCATGCACTGAAGTCGATTGACTTAAGTCTAAACGAGGGTGACTTTATGGTGATCATTGGTGGTAACGGCGCTGGTAAATCGACCCTCTTAAACAGCATCGCTGGTTCGCTCCCGGTTTCTCGCGGCCAAATTAAGATTAATAGCCAAAACGTAACCTACCAGAATGTGGCCAAGAGATCCCGGCTCATCAGTCGTGTGTTCCAAGATCCCAAATCTGGTACTGCACCACTTTTGACAGTGGAGGAAAACCTCTCACTCGCGCTACATCGTGTTGAGTGGCGAAACTTTTGGCGAACTGGTGTTAAGAAGAGTGATCAAGCATTATTCAGGGAGAAATTGGCCCAGCTTGGACTCGGATTAGAGGACCGGCTGACGACAGAAATAGGATTGTTATCAGGCGGGCAAAGGCAGGCCATTACTCTCTTAATGGCAACCATCGAGACTCCGAGCTTATTACTACTCGATGAACATACTGCTGCACTAGACCCAAAGACTAGCGCAACGGTGATGGAACTGACTGACAAGCTCGTCAAGGCACAGAACATTACGACACTTATGATTACGCACAACATGGATGACGCCATTAAGTATGGTAATCGGTTAATTATGCTGGACCACGGACAGATAGCCGTTGAGCTGAATGCTGCGGAGAAAAAGGGGATGACCGTGCCGAAGTTGATGCAACTCTTTAAGGAACGTAGTGGTAAGGAATTAAATAACGATGCGATGCTGTTAGGATAA
- a CDS encoding 2,3-diphosphoglycerate-dependent phosphoglycerate mutase, producing the protein MSKLVFIRHGQSEWNLENKFTGWHDVDLSEQGVSEAKAAGAAIKAAGIEFDQAYTSVLTRAIKTLHYVLEESDQLWIPETKSWRLNERHYGKLQGLNKKETADKYGDEQVHIWRRSYDTLPPLMEATDEGSAVNDRRYADLDPRLVPGGENLKVTLERALPFWEDHIAPDLLAGKNVIVAAHGNSLRALTKYIENISDEDIMDVEMATGEPVVYTFDDKLNVVSKEKLHD; encoded by the coding sequence ATGTCGAAATTAGTATTTATTCGTCACGGTCAAAGTGAATGGAACCTTGAGAACAAGTTCACTGGCTGGCACGATGTTGATTTATCAGAACAAGGTGTGAGTGAGGCTAAGGCCGCTGGTGCTGCAATCAAAGCAGCTGGAATCGAATTTGATCAAGCCTATACTTCAGTTTTAACTAGAGCCATCAAGACTTTGCACTATGTGCTTGAAGAAAGTGACCAACTTTGGATTCCTGAAACTAAGTCATGGCGCTTGAACGAACGTCATTACGGTAAATTACAAGGCCTAAACAAGAAGGAGACTGCTGATAAGTATGGCGACGAACAAGTGCACATCTGGCGCCGTTCATACGATACTTTACCTCCATTGATGGAAGCTACTGATGAAGGCTCAGCTGTCAACGACCGTCGTTATGCAGACCTAGACCCACGTTTAGTACCTGGTGGTGAGAACTTGAAGGTTACTCTGGAACGGGCATTGCCATTCTGGGAGGACCACATTGCACCAGACCTATTAGCCGGCAAGAACGTGATTGTTGCTGCACATGGTAACTCACTTCGCGCATTGACTAAGTACATCGAAAACATCTCCGACGAAGACATCATGGATGTTGAAATGGCTACTGGTGAACCTGTTGTTTACACATTTGATGATAAATTAAACGTTGTTTCAAAAGAAAAATTACACGACTAA
- a CDS encoding ABC transporter substrate-binding protein, with the protein MNTTNKKRGIKKHMKKLIAGAALAGVLVGLTACSNEQKSADKDTVKIGILQLLDQSALNDAREGFEAGLKEAGYSGDKVKIDFLNAQGDQSNLRSMSERLKKDKNDLNLAIATPAAQTLQKVDPDTPMLFTAITDPKSAGLVNTPKKPDMNATGVTDMVDVQGQIDFLHQIFPKAKKVGLFYNAGEPNSVFQIKIARKELKKLGLTAVEKTAATTNDVEQAVTALAHQVDAIYIPTDNIAAAAMPTIGKVSEKVKTPVINADATMIKYAGVATRGISYKELGKQTAKMAVKILKGKKIDQLPVEAPAKTELMTSTKRMKLFGITEDMLK; encoded by the coding sequence ATGAATACGACGAATAAAAAGCGCGGTATCAAGAAACATATGAAGAAATTAATTGCGGGAGCTGCCCTTGCGGGAGTGCTGGTGGGATTGACGGCTTGCAGTAACGAGCAGAAGTCAGCGGACAAGGATACCGTCAAAATTGGGATCCTGCAGCTGCTGGACCAATCGGCATTGAATGATGCGCGTGAGGGGTTCGAGGCGGGATTAAAGGAAGCTGGTTACTCAGGTGATAAGGTCAAAATCGACTTTTTAAATGCCCAAGGAGATCAGAGTAATCTACGTTCGATGAGTGAGCGATTGAAGAAGGATAAGAATGATTTAAACCTCGCCATCGCCACTCCAGCAGCACAAACGCTGCAAAAGGTTGATCCAGATACGCCAATGTTGTTCACCGCAATCACTGACCCCAAATCTGCCGGGTTAGTAAATACCCCAAAGAAGCCAGATATGAATGCCACCGGGGTCACCGATATGGTTGATGTTCAGGGTCAGATTGACTTCTTGCACCAGATTTTCCCGAAGGCGAAGAAAGTGGGACTGTTCTACAACGCCGGTGAGCCTAATTCAGTCTTCCAGATTAAGATTGCGAGGAAGGAATTGAAGAAATTGGGATTGACTGCGGTTGAGAAGACTGCAGCTACTACGAATGATGTAGAACAGGCCGTGACGGCACTTGCCCATCAAGTTGATGCAATCTACATCCCAACAGATAATATTGCCGCTGCAGCGATGCCGACCATCGGTAAGGTATCCGAGAAGGTCAAGACACCAGTGATTAACGCCGATGCAACGATGATTAAATACGCTGGTGTGGCAACCCGGGGAATTAGCTACAAGGAATTAGGTAAGCAGACCGCTAAGATGGCCGTGAAGATTCTAAAGGGTAAGAAGATTGATCAGCTGCCAGTTGAGGCCCCTGCGAAAACAGAGCTGATGACCAGCACGAAACGAATGAAGTTATTCGGAATTACGGAAGATATGCTAAAATAG
- a CDS encoding polysaccharide deacetylase family protein produces MRKFLISDVIIVLALLVAGGSWIYLNQKKQATRVEQHMVNKLKDKSAQNASETKSKNGKLVVIEPELDGKKVKYSPAVKVDAQEILTKAGSKKGSTAYLSFSVQQGPESFVAIKPVVKVYTRQKNQRLRLRQTVNLASQTVNQTNGHLLTLAELVPDNAAVRALNYQLIKQQADDRGLSITQLNELLNKSFLSETKTTNFSYSKEGLEISGITLGAAEVAPFIAPQYILESDRVPTATGKFIALTFDDGPNPATTPAILKTLAEQQVKATFFMVGTGASAYPALAKEVLEKGHEIGNHSYDHPQLNTLSPAQMTDQITRTNDAIYSATGKLADFIRPPYGAVSTTVGATLPMPLIQWDIDTDDWATNDVAAIIGKVRASAHPGAIILMHDTHPQSVAALPGIISYLKQEGYELKTVKELLGQKLLPGYQYFGQNDYRPA; encoded by the coding sequence ATGAGAAAGTTTTTGATTAGCGATGTAATAATTGTACTCGCGCTTTTAGTTGCCGGTGGATCATGGATTTACCTTAATCAAAAGAAACAAGCAACACGAGTAGAACAGCATATGGTTAATAAATTGAAGGACAAGTCTGCACAAAATGCGAGTGAAACTAAGTCAAAAAACGGCAAATTGGTTGTAATCGAGCCGGAGTTAGACGGCAAGAAGGTCAAGTATTCTCCGGCGGTTAAGGTAGATGCACAGGAAATTCTGACTAAAGCTGGTAGCAAGAAAGGTAGCACGGCCTACCTCAGCTTTTCGGTGCAGCAGGGACCTGAGTCGTTTGTTGCAATTAAACCGGTCGTGAAAGTCTATACACGCCAGAAGAATCAGCGCTTACGACTGCGACAGACGGTTAATTTGGCAAGTCAGACGGTTAACCAGACGAATGGTCATCTTCTCACACTGGCAGAATTGGTACCAGATAATGCCGCGGTTAGGGCTTTAAACTACCAGCTAATTAAGCAACAAGCAGATGATCGTGGCCTCTCCATCACTCAATTAAACGAGTTGCTCAACAAAAGTTTTTTGTCAGAGACTAAGACAACAAACTTTAGTTATTCAAAAGAGGGCCTTGAAATTTCTGGTATAACTTTGGGTGCTGCAGAAGTCGCCCCTTTTATTGCGCCACAATATATTTTAGAAAGCGACCGGGTGCCTACAGCGACCGGGAAATTTATTGCGTTGACGTTTGATGACGGTCCAAACCCAGCGACAACACCAGCTATTCTAAAGACACTGGCAGAACAACAAGTAAAAGCCACCTTCTTCATGGTGGGAACCGGCGCAAGTGCCTATCCTGCGCTTGCCAAAGAGGTTTTAGAAAAAGGCCATGAGATAGGCAATCATAGCTATGATCACCCCCAGCTGAATACACTCTCTCCCGCACAGATGACCGACCAAATCACCAGAACAAACGATGCGATATACAGTGCAACGGGCAAACTAGCAGACTTCATTCGACCACCATACGGTGCCGTGAGCACGACAGTGGGTGCTACGTTACCGATGCCCTTGATTCAGTGGGACATCGACACAGATGATTGGGCAACCAACGATGTCGCGGCCATTATTGGTAAGGTACGTGCGAGCGCGCATCCGGGCGCAATCATCTTGATGCATGATACCCATCCGCAGTCTGTTGCGGCCCTGCCGGGGATAATTAGTTACCTCAAACAAGAGGGATATGAGCTCAAGACGGTCAAAGAATTACTGGGACAAAAACTACTTCCTGGCTATCAGTATTTCGGGCAAAATGATTACCGTCCAGCCTAG
- a CDS encoding N-acetylmuramoyl-L-alanine amidase family protein, translated as MGLNKKLVGAFASASALTLVGVAIQQTTAPIVEVQAAVNNSYINAQKFANPPINYTKSTFTEGVAYAKGRPEGIIVHETGNSASTLQNEVTYMQREWNKTSFAYVHAFVDRNEVRNIHTTNQTVWGAGPNANGHFIQIELVHEHSNYNFAHSISNDAYYIATLLKQYGLKPSKAKRDGTGTIWSHRNISYYLHGTDHGDPDGYFASFGYSMDQFYDLIVQKYNSLGGTVQPPDESGLMGTTSNSGDAIAKVLNNSGAPVYSDPGSGKTNKTLPKNSRWKVFGRATVNGQTWYRVATNQWIEGKYSYVTGYSKILMNYLDAGKVTNSGSPIARVEHGTEIPVYKAPGSSSTGQKLRPQSGWKVFGRATYKGQSWYKVGSNDWIEGKYLYVKGYSSIPVVNIDSGSVTGTTSNSGTPVAKVEHSSKIPVYTAPGSSATGQKLPPQSNWKVFGRTIHNGQMWYKVGSNDWIEGKYLYVTGYSQIPVVNPFIGTTTDSGSPIARVENGSDIPVYKAPGSSATGQKLPPQSNWKVFGRTTHNGQMWYKVGSNDWIEGKYLYVTGYSQIPVVNPGGGSAAGTITNSGVPVAKVEVAGAIPVYKAPGANATGQTLNPQTKWKVFARMNYNGQAWYNVGTDNWIQGNRISITGYSSIPVVSSGAGLAVNSGEPVAKVMHSRGIKVYGTAGANITHRVLGMNTRWKIFGKRVVGTQTWYKVGSVDWIPSGYVYVEGYSKIPSI; from the coding sequence ATGGGATTAAATAAGAAATTGGTAGGTGCTTTCGCTAGTGCATCTGCGCTCACCCTTGTGGGGGTTGCTATCCAGCAGACTACGGCCCCCATCGTTGAAGTCCAAGCGGCTGTTAATAATAGTTACATCAATGCACAAAAATTTGCAAATCCACCAATCAACTACACCAAATCTACCTTTACTGAAGGTGTAGCATATGCTAAGGGCAGACCCGAAGGGATTATTGTTCATGAGACAGGGAACTCGGCATCTACGTTGCAAAACGAAGTTACATATATGCAACGAGAGTGGAATAAAACATCTTTTGCCTATGTTCATGCTTTCGTGGACCGTAATGAGGTTAGAAATATTCATACTACAAACCAGACTGTTTGGGGGGCAGGGCCAAATGCTAATGGGCATTTTATTCAGATTGAACTGGTTCATGAACATTCTAATTATAACTTTGCCCATTCTATCAGTAACGATGCGTATTATATCGCGACTTTGTTGAAACAATATGGTCTAAAACCAAGTAAAGCTAAGCGAGATGGCACAGGTACTATCTGGTCACATAGAAATATTTCATATTATCTACATGGTACCGATCATGGTGATCCCGATGGCTATTTTGCAAGCTTTGGCTACTCTATGGACCAATTTTACGATCTGATTGTTCAGAAGTACAATTCACTCGGCGGGACGGTTCAACCACCTGATGAGTCTGGGTTGATGGGAACGACCTCAAACAGTGGTGACGCGATTGCTAAGGTTCTAAATAATTCAGGGGCACCAGTTTATTCTGATCCTGGATCAGGCAAAACTAATAAAACTCTACCAAAGAATTCACGGTGGAAGGTATTCGGTCGAGCAACCGTTAACGGTCAGACATGGTATCGTGTTGCTACTAATCAGTGGATAGAGGGTAAATATTCTTATGTCACTGGTTACAGCAAGATTTTGATGAACTATCTCGATGCGGGTAAGGTGACCAATAGTGGCAGTCCTATTGCACGCGTTGAACATGGAACAGAAATTCCAGTTTATAAAGCACCAGGCTCTAGTAGCACTGGTCAAAAGTTGCGGCCACAATCTGGCTGGAAGGTATTCGGTCGAGCAACATATAAAGGCCAGTCTTGGTATAAGGTCGGCTCAAATGATTGGATTGAAGGTAAGTATCTGTATGTAAAGGGATACAGTAGTATTCCGGTAGTAAATATCGATTCCGGCTCGGTTACAGGAACTACTAGTAATTCCGGTACACCAGTTGCCAAAGTTGAACATAGCAGCAAAATTCCGGTTTATACGGCACCGGGATCTAGTGCCACTGGCCAAAAATTGCCACCACAGTCAAACTGGAAAGTCTTTGGTCGGACAATACATAACGGTCAAATGTGGTATAAAGTTGGTTCAAATGACTGGATTGAAGGTAAATATCTTTATGTGACCGGCTATAGTCAAATTCCTGTTGTAAATCCATTTATAGGGACTACTACTGATTCAGGTTCACCAATTGCCCGTGTTGAAAATGGTAGTGATATTCCAGTTTATAAGGCACCGGGATCTAGTGCCACTGGCCAAAAATTGCCACCACAGTCAAACTGGAAAGTCTTTGGTCGGACAACACATAACGGTCAAATGTGGTACAAGGTTGGCTCAAATGACTGGATTGAAGGTAAATATCTTTATGTGACCGGCTATAGTCAAATACCTGTTGTAAACCCAGGTGGTGGATCAGCTGCAGGAACTATTACTAATTCTGGTGTACCTGTAGCTAAAGTTGAAGTAGCTGGAGCAATTCCTGTCTATAAAGCACCTGGTGCAAACGCTACAGGGCAAACACTTAATCCTCAGACAAAGTGGAAAGTATTTGCTAGGATGAACTATAACGGTCAAGCTTGGTATAACGTTGGGACTGATAACTGGATTCAAGGCAACAGAATCTCGATTACGGGATACAGCAGTATACCTGTTGTATCATCTGGTGCAGGATTAGCTGTCAATTCCGGTGAACCTGTAGCTAAGGTAATGCATAGTCGGGGTATAAAGGTTTACGGTACAGCTGGCGCTAATATTACCCATAGAGTATTGGGTATGAACACAAGGTGGAAAATTTTTGGTAAGCGAGTCGTAGGAACACAAACTTGGTACAAGGTTGGTTCTGTAGACTGGATTCCAAGCGGATACGTCTACGTGGAAGGGTACAGTAAGATTCCAAGTATCTAG
- a CDS encoding sigma-70 family RNA polymerase sigma factor, with protein MNEITNEITQVSFTKAINNIRLVYGAVKAAGILPHNNDYEDFVQEGLITYALMIVANPRLTKAEMDKLAFRKIVWQSIDTLRRQKFLAEKTSYSLDDGFDHEELTENAADSDKMVICMEANEAIDGLNNVEQLILKEHFLRGKSLKDLAKECDISIQTIYRAQKRTRQYLRQYITV; from the coding sequence GCAATCAACAATATTCGTCTGGTTTATGGAGCGGTTAAGGCGGCGGGAATTCTGCCACATAACAATGATTATGAAGACTTTGTGCAGGAGGGACTAATTACATATGCACTAATGATTGTGGCAAATCCTCGACTGACGAAGGCCGAGATGGATAAGTTAGCCTTCCGTAAGATTGTTTGGCAAAGTATTGATACCTTAAGAAGACAGAAGTTTCTGGCTGAAAAGACTAGTTATTCACTGGATGATGGATTTGATCATGAAGAATTGACGGAGAATGCCGCAGATTCAGACAAAATGGTGATTTGTATGGAAGCCAATGAAGCTATAGATGGATTAAATAACGTTGAACAGTTAATTCTAAAAGAACATTTTCTACGAGGAAAAAGTTTGAAAGATCTAGCAAAAGAGTGTGATATCAGTATTCAAACAATCTATCGAGCGCAAAAGAGGACAAGGCAATATTTACGGCAGTATATCACAGTTTAA
- a CDS encoding ABC transporter permease — MDVDILVSSIYQGLLWSIMAIGVYLTFRILDIADMTAEGSFPLGAAITAQSLVSGISPILATLYGFLGGAAAGLVSGVLHTKLKIPALLTGILTMTGLYSVNLFVMGKANISLLNNIKTIFTMHDFGSSTMDVMVIGAVMVVIVIAILVFFFNTEMGLAARAVGNNQQMSAANGINNDNMKIIVYMISNGLIALSGSLMMQMNGYADVSMGIGTIVIALAAIIIAEIILHNLSFGKRLMTIIVGSIIYRLIIAFVLDRGVDPNALRLFYSLMLAVFLAIPLINKTMKRQKERRQNNRAMQEDE; from the coding sequence ATGGATGTCGATATCCTGGTTTCAAGCATCTATCAAGGGTTGCTGTGGTCAATTATGGCCATTGGTGTCTACCTGACATTTAGAATATTGGATATTGCTGACATGACTGCCGAAGGGAGCTTCCCCTTGGGGGCTGCCATCACGGCCCAATCATTGGTCAGCGGTATCTCGCCCATTCTGGCGACGCTATACGGCTTCCTGGGCGGCGCGGCCGCTGGGCTTGTCTCCGGGGTGTTGCACACCAAGTTGAAAATCCCGGCATTGTTAACTGGTATCCTGACGATGACTGGCCTGTATTCGGTCAATCTTTTCGTGATGGGCAAGGCGAATATCTCGCTGTTGAATAACATCAAAACCATTTTTACAATGCATGACTTTGGCAGCTCAACGATGGATGTGATGGTAATCGGCGCAGTGATGGTGGTCATCGTGATTGCGATTCTCGTCTTCTTTTTCAACACGGAGATGGGGCTCGCTGCACGGGCTGTGGGAAATAACCAGCAGATGAGTGCGGCGAACGGTATTAATAACGATAATATGAAAATTATTGTCTACATGATTTCAAACGGCTTGATTGCACTATCCGGTAGCTTGATGATGCAGATGAACGGGTACGCGGACGTTTCGATGGGTATCGGGACAATTGTGATCGCGCTCGCAGCCATTATTATTGCCGAGATCATCCTGCACAACCTTTCTTTTGGCAAGCGGCTCATGACGATTATCGTTGGCTCAATTATCTACCGGCTGATCATTGCATTTGTGCTCGATCGTGGTGTCGATCCTAACGCGCTAAGACTGTTCTACTCGCTGATGCTTGCCGTATTTTTGGCAATTCCGTTGATTAATAAAACCATGAAAAGACAAAAAGAAAGGCGCCAGAATAACCGCGCAATGCAGGAGGATGAGTAA
- a CDS encoding FAD:protein FMN transferase gives MAKAQETITKTHHALGTNIVLTLFGTTNMQILDQTCALIDFYEDQLTVNRQESEVMSINHAAGQNAVSVSNSTYELAKRAILVSQERRGFDALIGPLVKLWKIGFTGANVPDDAAIKARLNLTDPTAIEMNDQEMSIFLQKPGMELDLGGIAKGYIADRIRDFWRAYDVRAGIINLGGNLLFVGNSPAHADGNWRIGVQNPLSQRGEIIASVTSGECSAVTSGIYERSFTKNGKQYHHILNPNTGYPTENNLLGVTVFTKNSIDAEIYTTQFFFAGPKAPEWYLNHPEVYGAIFVTKDNQIKISGLANLEVIILDASFTLEQ, from the coding sequence ATGGCAAAGGCACAAGAGACTATTACGAAGACGCATCACGCATTAGGGACCAATATTGTGCTCACACTGTTTGGCACAACAAATATGCAAATTCTTGACCAAACCTGTGCGCTAATCGACTTCTACGAAGACCAATTGACAGTAAACCGCCAAGAATCAGAAGTAATGTCGATTAACCATGCTGCCGGCCAAAATGCGGTCAGCGTATCCAATTCCACGTATGAATTGGCTAAGCGGGCCATCTTAGTCAGCCAGGAGAGACGCGGATTTGATGCATTAATCGGGCCATTGGTGAAGCTTTGGAAAATTGGTTTCACCGGGGCTAACGTACCCGACGATGCGGCGATTAAAGCCAGACTAAATCTAACAGACCCCACCGCGATAGAAATGAACGACCAAGAAATGAGTATTTTCTTGCAAAAGCCGGGGATGGAACTGGATCTCGGCGGAATCGCTAAGGGCTACATTGCCGATCGTATCCGGGACTTCTGGCGCGCCTACGATGTCCGTGCGGGCATCATCAATCTCGGCGGTAATCTCCTATTTGTGGGGAATTCACCAGCTCACGCCGACGGTAACTGGCGCATTGGCGTCCAGAATCCTTTGTCGCAGCGGGGTGAAATTATTGCTAGTGTCACCAGTGGTGAATGTTCGGCCGTCACCAGCGGCATCTACGAGCGTTCTTTTACAAAGAATGGCAAACAATACCACCACATTCTAAATCCAAACACAGGCTATCCGACGGAGAACAATCTGTTGGGGGTAACAGTCTTCACTAAGAATTCTATTGATGCGGAAATTTACACCACGCAGTTCTTCTTCGCTGGTCCAAAAGCCCCGGAGTGGTATCTGAATCACCCAGAGGTCTACGGCGCCATTTTTGTTACCAAGGACAATCAGATTAAGATTTCTGGACTAGCAAACCTAGAGGTCATAATTCTTGACGCATCATTCACATTAGAACAATAA